The Bacteroidales bacterium genome window below encodes:
- a CDS encoding metallophosphoesterase: MRKFYSYLIFVFLIICRHSILPAQTDSVVVVFGDTRTKVSGNIRINHLVNQSISKKIMQLKPVAVFHTGDIVFNGLKKSAWVTFKKFFSIIIDSSRFYPCYGNHELHSKTVSHDFSLPNNGKWYSVNIMNMHFVIIDNFSDYTKDSEQYLWLENDLNNYEKNKFCAVIMHLPVYSSGPHNTQIKKLRKNLVPLFEKYGVDLVFNAHNHCYEKAFSNGIYYITTAGGGAPMYPKTKKIPESQLFTNTYHFCTLKIKDNRLVVQAIDTNMLVIDSFEIKQ; this comes from the coding sequence TTGAGAAAATTTTATTCTTACCTGATTTTTGTTTTTTTAATTATTTGCCGCCATTCAATTCTGCCGGCTCAAACCGATTCTGTTGTTGTGGTATTTGGCGACACCCGCACCAAAGTTTCGGGAAATATACGTATTAACCACCTTGTGAATCAAAGCATTTCAAAAAAGATCATGCAGTTAAAACCTGTTGCAGTATTTCATACAGGCGACATTGTTTTCAACGGGTTAAAAAAATCAGCTTGGGTTACATTTAAAAAGTTTTTTTCTATTATTATAGACAGTAGCCGGTTTTATCCTTGCTATGGGAACCATGAACTGCATTCAAAAACCGTATCGCATGATTTTTCTCTGCCAAACAATGGCAAATGGTATTCGGTAAACATTATGAATATGCATTTTGTAATTATTGATAATTTTTCAGATTATACCAAGGATTCCGAACAATACCTTTGGCTTGAAAACGACCTGAATAACTACGAAAAAAACAAATTTTGTGCAGTAATAATGCATCTGCCCGTCTATAGTTCAGGACCGCATAATACTCAAATAAAAAAGCTGCGCAAAAACCTTGTGCCGTTATTTGAAAAATACGGTGTTGACCTCGTTTTTAACGCCCATAACCATTGTTACGAAAAGGCATTTTCAAACGGTATTTATTATATTACCACTGCCGGTGGCGGCGCCCCAATGTATCCTAAAACAAAAAAAATTCCCGAGTCACAGCTTTTTACAAACACATATCATTTTTGTACTCTAAAAATTAAAGATAACAGACTTGTTGTACAGGCCATAGATACAAATATGCTGGTAATTGACTCTTTTGAAATTAAACAATAA
- a CDS encoding DUF4349 domain-containing protein, producing MKTKKFFIASLFALLIVCLQLSSCGSKSEQKNYDSPETGYYEKSPATSAEEEVTETKDYNTKSEGQKFNGVNDKITPQETQEKIPQKIIKTADISFQVEKYITARAKILEIIKKHGGYVSSENQTSDEYRTSNIMIIRVTSSVFDALVDELLKEAVFIDYKKIEAQDVTEEFVDINARLKSKKDAMQQYEAILKKAYTINDILEVQQYIRTLQEEIESLEGRLKYLNNKVELSTINATFYEQGKIIPAQKNSFGYKLKEALSWGWQGLLVFFIGIIYLWPLWIILGISLFLLFYFLKKARKKRAARKLQQ from the coding sequence ATGAAAACAAAAAAATTTTTTATAGCAAGTCTTTTTGCCTTGCTTATTGTTTGCCTGCAGCTTAGCAGTTGCGGAAGCAAATCAGAACAAAAAAATTATGATAGCCCGGAAACAGGATATTATGAAAAGTCCCCTGCCACTTCAGCTGAAGAAGAGGTAACAGAAACAAAGGATTATAACACAAAAAGTGAAGGCCAAAAATTCAATGGAGTTAATGATAAAATTACACCGCAGGAAACTCAGGAAAAAATCCCGCAGAAAATCATTAAAACCGCCGATATCAGCTTTCAGGTGGAAAAATACATTACAGCGCGTGCAAAAATTCTGGAAATTATCAAAAAACACGGGGGTTATGTTTCTTCAGAAAACCAAACAAGCGACGAATACCGCACCAGCAATATCATGATAATCAGGGTAACGTCTTCTGTTTTTGATGCGTTGGTTGATGAATTATTAAAAGAAGCGGTGTTTATTGATTATAAAAAAATTGAAGCACAAGATGTTACTGAAGAATTCGTTGATATTAATGCAAGGTTGAAATCCAAAAAAGATGCCATGCAGCAATATGAAGCCATACTCAAAAAGGCTTATACCATCAATGATATTCTTGAGGTTCAGCAATATATCCGCACTTTACAGGAAGAAATTGAATCGCTGGAAGGCCGGCTGAAATACCTAAACAATAAAGTGGAGTTAAGCACCATCAATGCTACATTTTACGAACAGGGAAAGATTATACCTGCACAGAAAAACTCATTTGGCTACAAGCTTAAAGAAGCCTTATCGTGGGGTTGGCAAGGGTTGTTAGTTTTCTTTATCGGTATTATCTATCTATGGCCCTTGTGGATAATTTTAGGAATTTCCTTGTTCTTATTGTTTTATTTTCTGAAAAAAGCCCGTAAAAAAAGAGCTGCCCGCAAGCTTCAACAATAA
- a CDS encoding RNA methyltransferase encodes MKSKHETITSVSNKRIKNIALLMRKQSERKAQRLMVVEGEKEIRQALNAGVVPDSVFICHKIATDQALVEQCTAACTAENLFFITKDVFAKVAYRDDSGGIILLAKTRYLQLDDITLPPNSLIVILENVEKPGNLGAVLRTCDAAGVDLLIICDPETDIYNPNVIRSGIGCIFTQRVVVCTSNEAIVWLKKNKITVYAAALQTNDFYHEADMTNPVALVFGTEASGLTEKWLHTADQIIKIPMLGTIDSLNVSNSVAIMVYEAKRQRGFA; translated from the coding sequence ATGAAATCCAAACACGAAACCATCACCAGCGTAAGCAACAAACGAATTAAAAATATTGCATTGCTGATGCGTAAGCAATCCGAGCGCAAAGCTCAGAGATTGATGGTGGTGGAAGGCGAAAAAGAAATCCGTCAGGCCCTGAATGCGGGTGTCGTCCCGGATTCTGTTTTTATTTGTCACAAAATCGCTACAGACCAAGCGCTTGTTGAACAATGCACAGCAGCTTGCACGGCGGAAAATTTGTTTTTTATCACTAAAGATGTTTTTGCAAAAGTGGCTTACCGCGACGACAGCGGAGGAATTATTTTGCTTGCCAAAACCCGTTATTTACAATTAGACGACATAACACTTCCGCCAAATTCTCTGATTGTTATTCTTGAAAATGTTGAAAAACCAGGTAATCTGGGGGCAGTGCTTCGCACCTGTGATGCTGCCGGCGTTGATTTACTCATCATTTGCGATCCGGAAACGGATATATACAATCCCAATGTCATACGTTCGGGCATAGGTTGTATATTTACACAAAGAGTTGTTGTCTGCACTTCCAATGAAGCTATAGTCTGGCTGAAAAAAAATAAGATTACGGTTTATGCTGCCGCGCTGCAAACGAACGATTTTTATCATGAAGCCGATATGACAAACCCTGTTGCTTTGGTTTTCGGAACTGAGGCTTCCGGTCTTACAGAAAAATGGCTGCATACCGCTGACCAGATCATTAAAATCCCCATGCTGGGAACCATTGACTCGCTGAATGTTTCAAATTCCGTAGCGATTATGGTTTACGAAGCAAAACGGCAGCGGGGGTTTGCATGA
- a CDS encoding porin, whose product MKFIKYFLLFSFVLLFASTDSFAQIGFYSDSTSESGMDNHKNNASLLKYKRLGVSMEMGVGISGSKYGAGAYTYLSPFLSYRVSPKFRLDVGASYIQGFNNSGINEYYFGKNPAYLSIFARGNYLVSDKLLISGAVYKMFDLNKPETSDILSQKKKFNNYGVMLGVDYKITENLTIGAQVNFSDRNPYYYPGSYYNQNEFGPDFHQGMNQYNGFGGIRPYYGFGSW is encoded by the coding sequence ATGAAATTCATTAAATACTTCCTTCTTTTTTCTTTTGTTTTACTTTTTGCATCAACAGACAGTTTTGCTCAAATAGGTTTTTATTCTGATTCAACATCTGAATCCGGTATGGATAACCACAAAAACAACGCATCATTATTGAAGTATAAACGACTGGGTGTTTCGATGGAAATGGGCGTGGGTATAAGTGGCTCAAAATACGGAGCGGGGGCTTATACATATTTGTCCCCATTTCTGAGTTATCGCGTGTCTCCAAAATTCCGCCTCGATGTGGGAGCAAGTTATATTCAGGGTTTTAATAATTCAGGAATAAATGAATATTACTTTGGGAAAAATCCCGCATACCTTTCGATCTTTGCCCGTGGAAATTATCTGGTTTCTGATAAGCTGTTAATTTCGGGCGCCGTTTATAAAATGTTCGATCTGAACAAACCTGAAACAAGCGACATTTTATCACAGAAGAAAAAATTCAACAATTACGGAGTCATGCTGGGCGTGGATTATAAAATCACCGAAAATCTTACTATTGGCGCCCAGGTCAATTTCTCCGACCGCAATCCATATTATTATCCCGGCTCTTATTATAACCAGAACGAATTTGGCCCGGATTTTCATCAGGGAATGAACCAATACAACGGCTTTGGCGGGATTCGCCCTTATTACGGATTTGGGAGCTGGTAG
- the miaA gene encoding tRNA (adenosine(37)-N6)-dimethylallyltransferase MiaA, which produces MNPDYFITILGPTACGKTKLAVALAANIGGEIISADSRQVFRGMTIGTGKDLDDYKMNGKIIPYHLIDIAEAGEEYNLHRFVNDFKRVFQEISYRKNIPILCGGTGLYIEAVLKNYVVPDVPVNETFRKSLENKTDEELIKILESYKTLHNETDTENRRRLVRAIEIAHFSEEKSKEKNSYLPEKQYVFGVQIPREEVRKRITERLTRRLNDGMVEEVQKLISSGISPSRLIRYGLEYKYITKYLLKQYSYEEMERLLNIAIHQFAKRQMTWFRGMERRGTKIIWIDGMLPVEKQLVFILNALNQS; this is translated from the coding sequence TTGAACCCTGATTATTTTATTACAATTCTTGGCCCTACGGCTTGCGGAAAAACCAAATTGGCTGTTGCACTGGCTGCAAATATCGGTGGGGAAATCATCAGTGCTGATTCGCGGCAGGTTTTCCGCGGTATGACTATAGGAACGGGGAAAGATTTGGATGATTATAAAATGAACGGGAAAATAATTCCCTATCACCTTATTGATATTGCCGAAGCTGGAGAAGAATACAACCTTCATCGTTTTGTAAATGATTTTAAAAGGGTATTTCAAGAGATTTCATACAGAAAAAATATTCCGATATTGTGCGGAGGTACAGGGCTTTATATCGAGGCCGTGTTAAAAAACTATGTCGTACCTGATGTGCCTGTTAACGAAACTTTTCGCAAATCCCTTGAAAACAAAACCGATGAAGAATTAATAAAGATTTTAGAATCATATAAAACGCTTCACAACGAAACCGATACCGAAAACCGCCGCCGACTGGTACGAGCCATAGAAATTGCGCATTTTTCTGAAGAAAAGTCGAAAGAAAAAAACTCTTATTTGCCTGAAAAACAATATGTTTTTGGTGTACAAATACCGCGGGAAGAGGTGAGGAAAAGAATTACCGAGCGTTTAACCAGACGGTTGAATGATGGCATGGTTGAAGAGGTGCAAAAACTAATTAGTTCGGGTATCAGCCCAAGCCGACTGATTCGTTATGGACTTGAATACAAATATATTACAAAATATTTATTGAAACAATATTCCTATGAGGAAATGGAGCGTTTGCTGAATATTGCCATACACCAGTTTGCCAAGCGGCAGATGACGTGGTTCCGGGGCATGGAGAGAAGGGGAACAAAAATAATCTGGATCGACGGAATGCTGCCTGTTGAAAAACAGCTTGTATTCATTCTTAATGCGTTAAATCAAAGCTAA